The stretch of DNA CGTATTCTTTACCGCGGTGCCGGTGGAAAAAAAGCACTCGAAGCCGTACCGAGACCGGCCTAAATCCTCCGAGACGATCGGCTGCGAACGTTGAACCGATAAACCGCGAGTTTTCTATAGAAACCAAACTCGCCTAGACTTGTAATTACTTTAACATTCCGTTCGCTTATGTTATATAAGAAGTTAACAATGGAATGGCATTCGAAAATTGTGTTTTCGATGGTCTCGAAGAGccttgaaattaattatagcAGAGTCtcgttgaatatgtgcaatgTTGTTACGAGTAGAGTTATAATTAACTACTGTCATTTATTCAAAAATCGAGAGGCCTTGATGTAAAATGTTGAGGATGGAATATCGAATGCCCATCACCCAGCCGCACCTAATCTTCCACGGCGACGATAGATCGGCTCTCGGTTACTTTCTCGCGGTATTCGTAACCCACTTTTCAGCGAGGATGCAGTCACCCCGTGTGCTCTCGTGCCAACACTCGAATTAGAAGGGTCTAATTCGCTCGAATTATCTTCGACCGTGTTGCAGTCTCCTCGCTGCACCTCCTATCAAAGCGCATACGCGatcttaatattttcttttccattccAGTCGTATCGTATAAATTCGTCCGAAACGATCGTTCGTGAAAGttaattgcaatttcatgaTTTCTAATTGGAAAAGAAAAGACACTTCCTGgagatgaaaatttaatcaGCCGACAGAGGAATTCTTGGAGAACCAGTTTCCACTCGGTTCGCCAAATCCAGAGGCGGAAGTGAACTTCGATCGTTTCGTACCGATCGAACCGTAAGGGAAACGGTATCGATGAACGTGTAGCCGAAAGAAATTTCCTCCTCGTGGATCATGCATAACCGTGAGAAACAATTCCTCCAAGGTAGAGGCCGTAGTGTCTTCTTCGGAGTTGAAGAGACAGGGGCATTCCAGTTTGAGATAAACGAGCTTGGGAGGAACAGAGTAGAGTGGGCGACTGAGTTTCACATGACCGAGTTAGAGAGCATCCATTTTTACCGGGGCCACGATACTCGTGACATCAGATATCGTTTTCACGTGGGATGCTTGATGGCTCGGCCTAATTGGACAGAGGTCACAATCATGAAACGTAATTTTCGTTGCGGCGTAAGGTAATTGCTGGAATTGATGGTCCCTCTGTTTCATTGGTGTCCGCCAATTTCGTATGGCGTTTAGAATTGAATCGTGGTGcattgataaatatttaacatttgGTGATTGTTGTAGGGTTTTagattagaattttttaagtTGTACCTTGATGTATGCATTGGAGTAACTGGGATCTTACATCATTTTAAGATTTTTAGATTCTAAAGTTccagaattttttatttttttctaaggttctaaagttttaaaattccaaatttttcaaattctagATTTCTAAGGTTTTAAAATcctaaaattatgaaattctaGGATCCTAAGATactaaaatttcagaattctaaatttttaagCTGCTAAGcttctaaaatttcagaattctaaatttctaagGTACTAAGCTTCTAAcgtttaaaattctaaaatataaaaatttttaatttctaaggTTCTAAGGTTCTAAGGtcctaaaattctaagattctaagattttaagatcctaaaattctgaaatccTAAGATCCTAAAATTCCAGAAACCCAAATTTCTcagattccaaaattccagCACACTCTAAATAAACCCAGAAAACCCAGCTGACTGCACAAAAGATCCTAGTTTCTCGAATGTATGCACATAGGGTACGAAATTTCAGATGTTTGTCCATCCTGAAAGGACCAAGGACATGGGTCGAATCTTCCCCCAGGtggaattttttatttcttccaaACTGGTTCGGTCTTCCTTGGCCCGAAACAAGGCCAGGTTTCTTCCCTCTTGATCTCATGTGGCGAGCACAATAATTTCTGACCTTGCTCGATGCTACACCTCTCAACATTCCAAGCTAATCGAACGACACACCTCTCACCGGTGCGTTTCCATAATCAACGCACCTCTGGATATATTCCTTCCCTTGTGTGCCTCTCTACACATAATTAGGAAACACTAATATCGAAATCTGTGTCATGCTCCATCCTAAAAATACATTCTCCAAGGAATTTTGTTTTCTATCTTGAGGTAAATGACTCTTCGAAAGAAGCAAAGGGCTATAAATTTGTCCTAAAAACGTTCGACTCCTTCTAAAAGGATAGTTCTTGGAATTTTTTGGAAGATTAACGCTAGAGCTACCAGATGGGACAAAATGACTGATTAcagatttttttattataaattatagaatgTTGATAGTTGTGCATGGAGCAACTGGGGAGGGGTTGAAGAGGGTTGGACCTTCCATCATTCTAAGATTCTTAAATTCTAAGGTTCCagaatttatcatttttcaaattcttttttgAGCTTCTAAGGtcttaaaattctaaatttctcAAATTCTTGATTTCTTAGATTTTAAGATcctaaaattataaaattcaaggatcctaagattctaaaattttcaaattttaaatttctaaggTGTTATGCTTCTAAGGTCCTAAAGTTCTAAAATATTAGAAGTTTTAATTCCTAAGCTTCTAAAgtcttaaaattctaatatatcagaattttttatttttaagctTCTAAGGtcctaaaattttaaaatagaatttttaatttctaagcTTCTAAGGTTTTAAGATcctaaaattatgaaattctaGGATCCTatgattctaaaatttcagaattctaaatttctaagGTACCAAACTTCTAGTCttaaaattcgaaaatatcagaatttttaatttctaagcTTCTAAGGTTTTAAGATcctaaaattatgaaattctaGGATCCTatgattctaaaatttcagaattctaaatttctaagGTGCTAAGCTTCTAAAgtcttaaaattctaaaatatcagaatttttaatttctaagcttctaagattttaaaattctaaaatatcagaatttttaatttctaagcTCCTAAGGTCTTAAAATTCGAATTATAAGATGTACTGTTAAAAGTATACGATGAAAGGAATAAGATGTTGATAATTCCGTACACATGCTCAAACTCGTGCGAAAGTAAATTCTTTTGAAAAAGGATTATTATACACGGTCCCGTACATACGTTTCCGTGGACTTTCTTCGCGTAACCTACTTCCGGCAGGAAGAATGATGTTCACATCGGGTAAAAACAGTGAACTATAATAAAGACAAGATCTCCCGACTGGTTTCTTCCAGCGACATTGTTATCAGTCGAAGGAAAACTAACCCGCTTTCTGTCGTTTCTCTAATTCTAATCCTATTCTAACAAAtgctaattttatttcatctaaACGTTGCTAAATTAACATTCATATCTCTCCATACGATTTTATTATTCTAAGCAAGCTTCTCTTGATTACATATTAATATCAGTATTCCATATTGATAACTTTAGAAGAACTCTTCatgaatataaaatagaaCAATAAATGAAAGCctttattttataacatttcaCTTTCATTTTTTGATCGAAATCTATGTGGATTGATTATTTCATCAATCTTCCAagactttctttcttttccaaaAATACTTATCACTGTTACCAAAGCAAAGAGAACAAgtcatttcaaatattattaatattttaaaatatattttaaaatatgatgataattcattaaaagtatgaattattaatcatAGATTTCGTCGAAGATTTCTGCTCTTGACTGCGTTTACTCGTTACGCAAGCAGATTACGATCGCTGATTTCTCAGCGATTTTCCAGCAgaacgtttgaaaatttcatcgactTCTCTAATATCGGTCGTTACGAATAACTTTGCGCGAAAAAATGAAGCGATTGCAAAAGAAGGTGGAAATCGAACGGCTCGGTTTCGTGAAAGTCTACAGGCAAGGAAAAGGTATTCGATTCGCAGTCGGAAGTACCGAGATCGAagatacatatttataatttttgatCAGAGATGCTCTTGGGATAAGGAACACGAGAaagtaattaaacaaatttcacGAATCCACTCTGTGAGATTCGTCGGTTTTAATGCTTTTATTTTGtgaagagaaaaatatataattggatgtaaaatttgttaatgAAGACGTTCTTTTGCggatttttttaattagattagaCTTTATGGAGAATAGAAAGTCAGAGGGCAGTGTAGCGAAAGAAACGGACAAAAGTAAGGAAACCGTGGCAAACAAGGAAGAAAATTTGCGACAGGGCAACGACGTATCCTCGCGTTATTTCCCTCCTTCCTCGGTTGACATTTTACGTGAAACCAACCGTTTACGACTTCCTCGTTCGTGGGGTAATAAGCCTGTACCGAGTAACCGGAgattgattaataataatttctctGGTTCTTCTTCCTCGACCACGAGGATGTAATAATTCGACGAGTACCACGCTAATTACCAGAAAGCTTTCATCGAGATTAAGGCATTACCACTCTCACTGGGAATCTTGTCTTACCTTTGAAATCTGTTGAGAAAGCATTTCCCTTGGGTTTCATTTTTTCTGTTCTTCAGAGCTTTTGTTCTATGCCACTTTCTGATTGAGAATTAATTGGATGGGTGCATTGTGGGATTAGGATTTCTCGGGGTGGGCAGAGGAGATTTGGTGTAGAAGTGTTTaggattttagaattttgggaCCTTAGGATCatagaatttttgaaatttgcaattttgcaatttagaattttagaatttgaaatttggaattttgagaatttccaattttagaatttggaaatttggaattttgcaattttacaaGTTGGAATTCTAGAATTTGCAATTTTGCAAGCTGGAATTCTAGAATTCCAGAAtttggaattctgaaatttggaACTTTGCAATGTTGGAactagaattttagaatcttggATTTTACAATTTCGGATTTTGGAAtttggaattctgaaatttggaattttgcaattttgaaattctagtatcctagaattttagaatcttagaatctcaGAATCCTAGAATCTCAAAATCCTAGAATTTCAGAATCCTAGAATCTCAGAATCCTAGAACCTCAGAATCCTAGAATCTCAGAATCCTAGAATCAGAATCCTAGAATTGTTGAatcctaaaattctaaaatgatAAGGATCTCAATTCCCATTTTAAGCCAAATAATATCCTCGAAAATTCTTGAAAAGAACGTTTTCTACGTATCATGAAAAAAGTGAAAGGTAGAGGAATAAGGAATCGcaaaagaaacaagaaaactTTGATGtaatatgtttatttttattttcagagaTGCGAAGCGAGGTAGGAGAATGGCTGCCCACCTGTGTAGGTTCACCGATATGCATCCTGTTGCTGTCCTGGTCACTGTTGATCTACCAGAATCAGCCATCCTCAGCGAAACGGCGGATCGACGTGTTCACGGTAGCCGTTCTATCTGAGAGCCTCGCTCATCAACTCGGATTGCTTCTGTACGCGATTCTTACACTCATTCGACCGAGTAATCACTTTGGAGGTAATGAAACAGTGAATCATACAATCGACatacagcttcgttattacacTTCCAGAGTGTTACGAGATTAATGGTAGAGAAAGCGATTCAACGATACCAGGTTCATTCTAACTATGATAATAATCAAAAGCAAAACATTGTGCAATATTTATATACTTCCATAACAAGAGGAAACTAgccattttaattaattaaaattaatgattagATCACTGATCATCAGGTAAAAATTTAAGTCCCACTCCACTTCTGCTCTATACTATCATTGATCCATTAATAAACCTTCCCCCATtaacattttctaatttatctTTCAGAATTCTGCTCGACCCTAGTTTGGATGCTGAACTCGTCCACCATTCTTCAGGAATTAACTCTGACCTCCATCGCAATCTTCACAGCAATAACCTCCAGGGATGATAAAGTAAATCTGACAAAGAATCATCTCAAGTATCACCTGGTCAGTCTGAGTGTGATCAGCGCCTGTATCGGTGTAACAGGTGTCCTGAACTTCGAGCCAGACCTCTGTGTCTTCTTGGCTCAAGAAATTTCCCTGAAATATGGAGTATTCGTGAATTCTCTGAGATGTTTACTGATGGTCACCTCAGTGATCAGCCTCCTGTTGGCTCTGTTCAGGAGAGTTTGTCGTAGACCGAAGGCAGAGTTATTGAAGTCAGTGTCAGATTTGTCAGAGACCAGCTCAAAGAACTCTTCAGGAGCTTTCGATTGTCATCCACAACAGTGGGATCCGTCCAGTGGATCCTGCACCAGTGGATCCACCAACAGTAGAGCCTGTCTGAGGAAGAAGAAGGTGCAGGTGGACGAGGCCAGTGGAAGATCCACTATTTATAGCATTCTCTTCGTCTGCTATGTTTTTCAACACCTGCCAATGCTGgtatgtttattttttatattgcaCCATAGATCCATTAATGCTGACtgatacaaaaataattgcttttcattttaaaaaatgcaaCGAAGAACAGTAATGTATTAGATGGTAggtacattttattatttttcagtaTTAATGGTTTAAATCATTGTTGATGAAGCTTTGTAGTAATCAAAGGGTTCCTCCAACCGGAAACCAGCTCGAGTTCCAGTCATCCGGAAGTTGACGAGCCAGCGGTTATATCCTCTTTATTCCCCACCGGAATTCCGTTTGTTGCCTCGCCGAAACAgacgaaatataaaattctccGGTTAGGTAGGAAATGGGAACAAACGGTTAGAGGATTCATAGGAGTGTTCGAAAGTAGAAGCATAACTTTGCCTCGGTATCAGACTCGATTAAGATTCGTTGGATGATTGCTGGAGAAACTCCCTGACCttcttcattaatatttataatcgaTCGTCTGACGCATTCTGTTTATTATCGAGCCGGCCGCCCGTGAATTAGGTTGCTGCCATGCGGGCATTCAAGTCTCTGTCATTCAGTGGCTCTTTGTTGCTTCCTAAACGAGTTTCGAGAGGAATTCGATCCTTTTAAGAAGCCTCTTTTCGTTCTGCTTCAtcaaagataattattattcaatgaGAAGATTTTGGGTAATTTTAATAGAAGGGGTGATCTAATTTTTCTAACTTTGTCAATTTTTATCAGATTGATTTGAATCtttcagaaaatatttttaaaatattcctatattttaagaaattatcaaaatttgttaaaaaatacaatttagaaaattataataatatgaaatgcaaagttgaattgaaattggggctctctccatggtccgccactTATATCAAATTCAatcaagtttcttttttatcgcTAATGACCTTATTAATTTATCTGCATTTTAAGCAAACatttaagtaatttaaattatgaatCAGATAAAATTCGAGGTCACATTACCACCCTTTCTTATATGGCATTCAAAGGCTTAAGACCCACTTGTATGCCAGTTGAGTATCAATGACCTTATTTTCAATATCAATCTATGATTCTTAACGACattgttaaaataatgaatcaatTTCAATGGCAGAAGCCATCTGACTACGCTTATCGCGtcctaatttttcttttccgaTAGTCATGCAACCTAAGAATCGTCTTCAAGTGTCATAAGCATCTCATTTTCTCCGGatcgataaaaagaaaagttctCTAAAGAGAATCTTCCTTTTCACGATGACAAACGAAAAGTAGTTACAGGCCGTTTGACTTTCAAACTTGCGATGCAATTTTTCTCGCAGTCCACTTTCCTTTCGGCAATCATACGTGTAAATTACTGTCAACCGAATCGACCTCGATCGACGAGAAAGCCCAGAAAGACGGTGATCGAAATTCGAACAATTGAAACAAAGTAGCGAGTTGAACATTGTAATTGATGGGTGAAACTCGCTCCCACTTTGATGGGAGATAGAGAAACGATGATAGAAAAAAGTATGACCTGCCCCTCGTTGGGGAATCGCGCGAACCGGAGCGATACGTTTGTGCAGCACGCGTGCAATgccttttgttattttatactcggttgtgtttttttttaaataaaagttacGTTAGGTGTATATTTTTGCTTAGAACGTACGAAACGctctaataattatattaaaaaattttttattttcattatggGTGATGGAATCATATGGGATCATTAACACCTTgattagaaatttcattaggtattatttttattttttattttcattatggGTGATAGATTCATATAAAAGtttgattgaaaatttcattattatttttattttttatttttattatggcTGATGGAATTATacgaaaattcaaataattataccTTAATTGGAAACTTAATTAGGTAttgctttaattttttaactttttaattttattatgtgCGATGGAATCATATTAAAATTCAGGAAATAATATCTTgattggaaatttaattaggtattagttttattttttattttcataatgaGTGATGTAATTATATGGAAATTCAAGTATTAACACCTtgattagaaattttattaggtatcatttttatttcttattttcataATGAGTGATggaattatatgaaaattcaGGTATTTACATCTTgattggaaatttaattaggtattattttgattttttattttcataatggGTGATggaattatatgaaaattcaaGTATTCACACCTTgattggaaatttaattaggtattattttgattttttatttccacaatatttaattgcaTCTATCATacataatttcaaatttctaattaattaagtcaaaaaatttctaatattagTGACATGTATAACAACGAATGTGTTAATTAATACcactaaaaatatttctgaaatcCTAAAAAAGAATTGCTTTAACGACTCAGTATTTATTCCATTCGTGCAACTTTGCTCCAAAAAATAAACCGTGTCCAATTTCGCGCATCAAGAAGCTGCATTCTTTCATGAAAATCATTAGCACAAGTTGCTGGTGTTAAACGAAGTCGTGCGAAGAGAAATATCTCTATGgagtgaaattttattataaacagTTTCACTGTGTTAATAGAACGATATTTCGAGGTTTCCCTTTCCTATGGAGAGCCGCTTTCAGAAAGGCAAATACGTGTTGTATGCGAGTCACGTTCTAAGCCGCTGTGTTCTCTAATTAAGGTACTGGTTTCGATTTCATATCTCCGTCACCCGTTACACGCGTAATCGCTGGCTCAACTCGACACGAATTAAAAACGAGTAGGTAATCCGCTCTTATCCACCGTCTACGATTCCTTTTTCTGACACGTAATTCCTTGTTAATCGAGTTTCTTCGAGGGGCtggaataatttttctattcacACGCCAAACGATACGAAATATGCACATGTCTGgactttcattgttgcgtaaCAACCGTGCGGTTTCCTTGCGATTTTTTACAAAACTGGtgcaatcatttttatcaactGTGAAAGTTACGCGTCCCGTTTTACCTGATAGTTGAAGTCGAATATATTGGCGATGCGGTTCATTTCTgaatgaattttcatgaatatTCATGAGATCGAGGGAAATTCGTTTTCGAAAGGAAACTCCGATTAACAAATGTATCAATCGTTTTTTGAAACCCCTTTTCCTAACAAAGCaggaaatataatataatacgtttctgatataaagaaatacaaaattaaattgaaattgtgcCTCTCTCCAGGGTCCGCCGTTTTAGCGCGGTcgctctccatggtccgccgtctaaaaattaaaaaacctAATTATATTATGTTTCTTCCATTTTTAGGAAAAGGGAAATAGACTCATGTTTCTTTTAGAATTAATTTCGTGATTCAGAACATTTCCATTATGGTCCTCGAAATTGAATAAAACGCGCGCATTGCTGCGCTTTTGAAAGCGCGACCGAGCGGACGATTTTCACTGGAAATTCGCGGCCGGTGGATCGTTCGAATCGAAAGTAAAACCACGTAGGATCCTTCATAGACGTTTCGACGTTTCCCTCGTTCTCCTTTTTCGTTCTTCTCGTTCAATCAACGCGTCGCTGTGAAATTACCGTAGCGCACCCACCGTTTGTTTATCGACGCGTCGAACAATTAATCGCATGCGATGAACGCTGCATTCCGTTCAGCGAAAGCCGCGAGTCATTCCTGACACGATTTCACGTTGGAAATCGTCCTCTCGTCCTGGGAAGAATTCTTTTTACGATCGCGCGAGGAAATCGAGTCTTTCCAGTCGATGCAGATTCGAATCGAGGAAAATATGGGGGTGTAAAACGTATAGGAATTGAGGGATGAAATGCAAAGAAGAACTTTGTATGAATGCAAAGAAGAACTTACTGTAATTATGCGAGAAGTATTTCACATTGCAATTTTCACGATACTCTTCAATCAggagataaaaagaaattgaaactatttatttaatgataagtagATACATCCGGAAATAAAATCGTAACGGAGAGACAGATTGAAGTTGAAAAGAGCAGAGGAAACAATGGACCTTAATAATGGAGCAATCTTTTTTCCCCTTCGTAGGTGATATCCATCAAGCCGGGTCTCCTGAGGGATTTCTGCACACCCCAGAATCTCGCTACTTGGCTACCCTTGGTAAAAGACACCCTTCTTCCGGTGTTCCTGGCATTATTCGACAAAATGTTCTGTCGCTACGTCGCCAAGGTTTACACGAAACAGGATCATGCAAGAAGATTGTCGCACGGTTAGTATTTTAGCTAGTGTaaatttgaagattttttTGGATTTTTGTACTTCCATCGACGTCAATTGCTGTGTTTTATTATTCTCTACAAAAAATTATAAGGATGCAtgagaaaattgaataattaaaaaaatattctattctaGGATATCTTTTTAACTAAGCAATTTTCGACCCAAGTACCTTAATAGCTTTTTGTAGAGAATTAAAATACGCTTCCAATGATGTATagcaaaatacaaaattccattttttttaaatgaaggTGATTTTGAAATCGttaagaaatttttttggAATTGTGTACTTTGCTATACATCACTGGAAGCGTATTTTAATTCTCTATAAGAAAGTATTAAGGTACCTAGGtcaaaaattcattattttaaaagttatCCTAGGGAGAGACCGGGAGAGACAACCGGtctctccctaagatatcttTTGAACTAATCAATTTTCGACCCAAGTACCTTAATACTTTCTTATAGAGAATTAAAATACGCTTCCATTGATGTATAGCAAAGTATATCAtctcatttaaaaaaattaaattccagAACCGACTGATACATCAGATGATGCTCCATTCAACACCATTTAATTTCACCTAATAATATTTCTCTCTATCTTCTACCATTTtagaaatataagtttaaccATCATCGCCGATCACGACTCTAAACCATTCAAAGAAACAGGATTCCACGATCCGGTGGTATTTCCACGAAGTAGGATGACATCGATTcgcgaatgaaaaattcaacgcGTTGACCCGCGGTGCACGCGTGGGAATCGAGCTGCAGATGCAACGCACGCGTAATCGCGAAGGAGAAATATCAGTTATGCGACAAGCAGCAATCTCGCAATCGCCTCTGACCACATGCCATTACGGGTTCATTTCTCTTTTACCCTCGTGCGGGattcaatcttttttttctctctctagCGTGTCCGATTCGATCGCGTTCTCCGCGATAAATCCTCCTTAATCTCAGCTATTTGTTAGATTTATCGTTCACACGTTTCGGTCTTATTTCATAGGAGATTTAACTTCGTTAATAGCGCGAATACTCGCAAGAGAAACTTCGGCCTGCTTCGAAACGATTTCACGAAAATTTCTGTTACGCTTCCTTCGCAGGTGGTATAGACGGCAAATTTCGTCATTTCGAACAGGACGCCGAGTACAAGCTGCAGTTGAACCTGAACCACGGCCTCAAGTTCCCCTTGACTAACGGAAGCCTCTACGGGCGATTGCACAATCATCAGAACAGAGGCGAGTACACGAATTCACCTTTCTTTCTCTGCAACGTGCTACTTTCATCAGTTCCATGAATGCCATACAATGGATGAAGCCACTCACGTTAACAACTGTTTCTATAATCCTACcccattttcaatttttattgattacaaaatattttttcaggAAAGACTGGAACGATCACAATGGGAATACAACACTATCCTAGAACCCAGACCCTAAACGAGGATAGTAACTATGCATCTCTACCAGCTGAACTGTCCTCCTTCACCAGCTCCACCTTTGAACCTCGTCAAGACACCAATCCCGTTGATAATTCTAAGAAAAATACCATAGAGCAACAGAATAAATGCTCGAGATTGAACGAAGGGTTTCTTGAACTACCTGGAAGTCGAAGGAAGATTGGTAGCACAGATGTGTTTGGACAGAACATGCAGAACTTGGTCCAGTTGGAGGAACCTTGCAGCAAACGAAAGTTCACTAAGAGTCTGGACGAGATTCGAGAAGAACCGTCCAGGAGACACGCTAGAAGCGTGCTAGGATTGGAGAATTTGATCACGGGTCTGGATAACAGTGTTCAGGAGCGACAGCGTTATCCTAGGATCGCTCTGAGAAGGAATCAGAGCTTCGATCATGCTAAATGTCAATCGTTGGTGTTCATTCGTTTCAGTAATCAGAGGTTCTTTGATTAGAATTCTATTctgacaattttatttttat from Osmia bicornis bicornis chromosome 10, iOsmBic2.1, whole genome shotgun sequence encodes:
- the LOC114873871 gene encoding uncharacterized protein LOC114873871 isoform X4 — encoded protein: MVLMKSIIEMRSEVGEWLPTCVGSPICILLLSWSLLIYQNQPSSAKRRIDVFTVAVLSESLAHQLGLLLYAILTLIRPSNHFGEFCSTLVWMLNSSTILQELTLTSIAIFTAITSRDDKVNLTKNHLKYHLVSLSVISACIGVTGVLNFEPDLCVFLAQEISLKYGVFVNSLRCLLMVTSVISLLLALFRRVCRRPKAELLKSVSDLSETSSKNSSGAFDCHPQQWDPSSGSCTSGSTNSRACLRKKKVQVDEASGRSTIYSILFVCYVFQHLPMLVISIKPGLLRDFCTPQNLATWLPLVKDTLLPVFLALFDKMFCRYVAKVYTKQDHARRLSHGGIDGKFRHFEQDAEYKLQLNLNHGLKFPLTNGSLYGRLHNHQNRGKTGTITMGIQHYPRTQTLNEDSNYASLPAELSSFTSSTFEPRQDTNPVDNSKKNTIEQQNKCSRLNEGFLELPGSRRKIGSTDVFGQNMQNLVQLEEPCSKRKFTKSLDEIREEPSRRHARSVLGLENLITGLDNSVQERQRYPRIALRRNQSFDHAKCQSYHRPFLDSRTYDLKKQKEEQQSFQRQETQEEPDGYETSDDESCDLENGDFDTMSSCRSRSRSCCSVTTVANDDFEYFQRGAVALEERQRGKGQHAIFHAEDHRERDGGSQRDEEQIDGHETVHTVVPFEETENRTWLLDE
- the LOC114873871 gene encoding uncharacterized protein LOC114873871 isoform X3; this translates as MRSEVGEWLPTCVGSPICILLLSWSLLIYQNQPSSAKRRIDVFTVAVLSESLAHQLGLLLYAILTLIRPSNHFGEFCSTLVWMLNSSTILQELTLTSIAIFTAITSRDDKVNLTKNHLKYHLVSLSVISACIGVTGVLNFEPDLCVFLAQEISLKYGVFVNSLRCLLMVTSVISLLLALFRRVCRRPKAELLKSVSDLSETSSKNSSGAFDCHPQQWDPSSGSCTSGSTNSRACLRKKKVQVDEASGRSTIYSILFVCYVFQHLPMLVISIKPGLLRDFCTPQNLATWLPLVKDTLLPVFLALFDKMFCRYVAKVYTKQDHARRLSHGGIDGKFRHFEQDAEYKLQLNLNHGLKFPLTNGSLYGRLHNHQNRGKTGTITMGIQHYPRTQTLNEDSNYASLPAELSSFTSSTFEPRQDTNPVDNSKKNTIEQQNKCSRLNEGFLELPGSRRKIGSTDVFGQNMQNLVQLEEPCSKRKFTKSLDEIREEPSRRHARSVLGLENLITGLDNSVQERQRYPRIALRRNQSFDHAKCQSYHRPFLDSRTYDLKKQKEEQQSFQRQETQEEPDGYETSDDESCDLENGDFDTMSSCRSRSRSCCSVTTVANDDFEYFQRKGTKVELLPSKRGSEVKVNMRSFTPKIIENETEDRKEMKSKLMDTKPSIQSYRLKKQRIGPGYSMNDLDKISVDRKLPDLSIDSLKSILMNSDVSYLDNGDICRHDIGGSAPDLKKIFVTEFI
- the LOC114873871 gene encoding uncharacterized protein LOC114873871 isoform X2, with the translated sequence MKKVKEMRSEVGEWLPTCVGSPICILLLSWSLLIYQNQPSSAKRRIDVFTVAVLSESLAHQLGLLLYAILTLIRPSNHFGEFCSTLVWMLNSSTILQELTLTSIAIFTAITSRDDKVNLTKNHLKYHLVSLSVISACIGVTGVLNFEPDLCVFLAQEISLKYGVFVNSLRCLLMVTSVISLLLALFRRVCRRPKAELLKSVSDLSETSSKNSSGAFDCHPQQWDPSSGSCTSGSTNSRACLRKKKVQVDEASGRSTIYSILFVCYVFQHLPMLVISIKPGLLRDFCTPQNLATWLPLVKDTLLPVFLALFDKMFCRYVAKVYTKQDHARRLSHGGIDGKFRHFEQDAEYKLQLNLNHGLKFPLTNGSLYGRLHNHQNRGKTGTITMGIQHYPRTQTLNEDSNYASLPAELSSFTSSTFEPRQDTNPVDNSKKNTIEQQNKCSRLNEGFLELPGSRRKIGSTDVFGQNMQNLVQLEEPCSKRKFTKSLDEIREEPSRRHARSVLGLENLITGLDNSVQERQRYPRIALRRNQSFDHAKCQSYHRPFLDSRTYDLKKQKEEQQSFQRQETQEEPDGYETSDDESCDLENGDFDTMSSCRSRSRSCCSVTTVANDDFEYFQRKGTKVELLPSKRGSEVKVNMRSFTPKIIENETEDRKEMKSKLMDTKPSIQSYRLKKQRIGPGYSMNDLDKISVDRKLPDLSIDSLKSILMNSDVSYLDNGDICRHDIGGSAPDLKKIFVTEFI
- the LOC114873871 gene encoding uncharacterized protein LOC114873871 isoform X1; the encoded protein is MVLMKSIIEMRSEVGEWLPTCVGSPICILLLSWSLLIYQNQPSSAKRRIDVFTVAVLSESLAHQLGLLLYAILTLIRPSNHFGEFCSTLVWMLNSSTILQELTLTSIAIFTAITSRDDKVNLTKNHLKYHLVSLSVISACIGVTGVLNFEPDLCVFLAQEISLKYGVFVNSLRCLLMVTSVISLLLALFRRVCRRPKAELLKSVSDLSETSSKNSSGAFDCHPQQWDPSSGSCTSGSTNSRACLRKKKVQVDEASGRSTIYSILFVCYVFQHLPMLVISIKPGLLRDFCTPQNLATWLPLVKDTLLPVFLALFDKMFCRYVAKVYTKQDHARRLSHGGIDGKFRHFEQDAEYKLQLNLNHGLKFPLTNGSLYGRLHNHQNRGKTGTITMGIQHYPRTQTLNEDSNYASLPAELSSFTSSTFEPRQDTNPVDNSKKNTIEQQNKCSRLNEGFLELPGSRRKIGSTDVFGQNMQNLVQLEEPCSKRKFTKSLDEIREEPSRRHARSVLGLENLITGLDNSVQERQRYPRIALRRNQSFDHAKCQSYHRPFLDSRTYDLKKQKEEQQSFQRQETQEEPDGYETSDDESCDLENGDFDTMSSCRSRSRSCCSVTTVANDDFEYFQRKGTKVELLPSKRGSEVKVNMRSFTPKIIENETEDRKEMKSKLMDTKPSIQSYRLKKQRIGPGYSMNDLDKISVDRKLPDLSIDSLKSILMNSDVSYLDNGDICRHDIGGSAPDLKKIFVTEFI